AAGAGGTTCTACAAACAGATTGGAGACGAGTATCCTATACATGTTATTTTAGGAGACAGTACCTATTGTCGAATAAGAACCGAAGAAGTATACAAGGGACAGCCGGGGGAGCCAATTGTGGAAGGAACGACGTTTGGCTGGGTAATCCATGGTGGAAACGACTCAAACAGCCAGAGCTTCTTCAGCAGAGATACAAGCGACTATGAGCGGCTATACAACCTGGACGTTTTGGGAGTCAGAGACAGAGGTGAGGATGACGAGCTTGATGTCTACACGGAGTTCAAAGAGAACATAGTAAGGAAGCACGACGGAAGGTACGAGGTAAACATTCCTTGGATACCGGGAGCAGAGCTAGCTGGaactaatgaaaaacaaagccGGAGACGCTTACAGAACATGAATATGAGACTAAGACGGAAGGAACAGTTAAAGGCTGAGTACACACACATAATTGAAGAACAGCTAGAAGAAGGGATAGTCGAAAGAATCCCAAGCGAACCAACGGGCAAACGAGTATTCTATTTGCCACATAAGGCTGTCGTTCGAACAGAAGCTGTCACAACGAAAGTCAGAATGGTGTTTGATGCCAGTGCCAAACCTCATCCTCTAGCTGCAAGCATAAACGAATGCATGTACACTGGCCCATCCCTCCAACCCCTTCTGTGGGACATAATGATTAGATCAAGGATGTCTGAGAACCTACTGCTGGGAGATATCAAGAAAGCGTTCCTACAAATCGGAATAAAGGAGGAAGACAGGGACGCTTTCCGGTTTCTTTTCACCCTACACGGAAAAGAGGAGCATCTGCGATTTGCAAGGGTACCATTTGGTGCAGAAGCCAGTCCCTTCATTTTAGGAGCCACTCTGAGATACCACATTGATCAACAACCGGAAGATTTTGCGGAGACAGCAGAAGAGTTGAGAACTAACACTTACGTAGACAACCTAATGAAGACAGGAGGACAGGTTGAGGAAATGAGGAAGTTTAAAGAAGAGACCACTTACATACTCGATGATGCAAAGTTCAAAGTGCACAAGTGGGAGTCAAACATAAAAGAGTTGGAAGATCAGAATATGACAAACCCCAGCAAAATACTAGGACAGAGTTGGGACAAGGAAGACGACACCTTAGAAATCAAGATTCCACCATTCAGTGACGATACGCCAGTCACAAAGAAAACCATCCTTAGTCACCTTGGAAAAGTGTGTGATACGCTAGGCATCCTATCCCCAATGATGGCTCAAGGAAAACACATCTACAGAGAGGCTTGTGATGAGAAATTGGGATGGAATGCGGTGGTGTCTGAGAAGCTAGCGAAAGCCTGGTTGAAGTGGATAGCTCAACTTCGAAGTGTAAAGGTCCCTAGAAGCCTTGTTAGACAGTGTAATGAAGTCAAATCTATTGATCTCCACCTTTTTGCCGACGCAAGCAGCCTGGCTTGTTCTGCAACAACGATAGCCCTAGTTAAGCAAGATACTGGCACAGTGCAAGGACTACTGACCTCGAAGTCAAGAATCTCCAAGAGAAACACTACGATGCCCAGACTAGAACTGGTGGCAGGACACATGGCAGCAAACATGGCAAATAACGTGCAACAAGCTCTAACTAGGTGGCCCGTTGCTTCCATCAACATATGGATGGACAGTACAGTGGCACTCTATTGGCTGATGAATCCTGGAAGAAATTGGAAGGTGTTTGTGGCAAATCGAGTCCGCAAGATCGCAACAATAACACAGAAGCTCAATATTTCTTGGAAATATTGCCCAACAGACAAGAACATAGCCGACCTAGGAAGTAGAGGCGCGTCGGTAGACAAGATGGAGAAAGGGGATTGGTTCACTGGACCCGAGTGGTTACAGCACGAAGAAAAATGGCCAGAACAACCAACACTAGCGCGTTCAAAAGAGGCAAGCGAGGAAGAAAAGCCACTGAAAGAGGTCGTAGCGAGCGCCAGAGAACACAAGCCTGACGAGTGGGGTCAGTTGTTGGAAGGCAAACCGTACTGGACTGTACTGAGAGTCACTGCCTGGGCCATAAGATTCAAAAATAACACGTTGGCAAAGAAAGAGATGAGAAAAACGCGAAAAGGAGCGTTGTGTACTGACGAAATCAGGCAAGCCAAGGAACTATGGGTGAGAAGAGCGCAGAAGAGAATTCCGCAAGATACAGAGACACCAGGGTGGAGATTGGTAGAAGATAAAGAAACGGGCGTACTCAAGTGTGTTGGAAGGATTCCTGGTTACAGACCAACTTACCTCGAAGATTGTCTACTGACGCAGAAGTTAATCCGGCATGTTCACTCAGAGATGAAACATTTGGGAGTGGCCAACACTATGGCAGAAATAAGGAAAGAATGGTGGATTCCAAAACTAAGATCGAAAGTGAAGAAAATGGTCAACACGTGCAACGTTTGCAAGATTTTCAGCACGAAACCTTATGGAGCTACAGCCACAGCAGACATGCCACAGTTCCGCGTGGAAGCCAGCAGACCCTTTGAGACTACAGGAGTAGATTTTGCTGGACCTATCACTTTCAAAATCGCAAAGAAGGAGCAGGGAAAGTGTTACATTTTGCTGTTTACTTGCGCTACGTCGAGGGCGGTGCATTTAGAATTGACGAAGACTCAGACGGCAGAAGAATTTCAGAGAAAGTTAAACTTGTTCATAGCCAGGAGAACAAGGCCCAAAGTCATTATATCAGATAACGCCTCAGTGTTCAAGTCTACAGCAACCTGGATGAGGAACATCAGGAAGAGCGAAAGGTCACAGGACTACCTGGCCAGACAAGACATAAACTGGCGATTCAACCTATCCAGATCCCCTTGGTGGGGAGGCATGTACGAACGATTGATCAAGGACGTGAAGAAAACGCTACACAAGACACTGGGCCGGACACACCTTACTTATGAGCAACTCGAGGCTGTGATTATCGAATTTGAACAACCGACCCTTAACCTACCTTGACAGCAATGGAGGGGAAGAACAAGTGTTAACTCCAAACGGTTTGATGTGGGGGCAAAATGCCCACCTTATAGAGGgagaagaagatgaagaagaaacaAGTGCCCTAAACAAGCGGCTGAGGGAGGCTAAAAATCATGCTTGGAAGAGATGGAGACATGAATATGTCCACAGCCTAATGGAGACTCACCGAATCAATCGCAAGACTGCAAAGGTACCAGACATCGGAGAAATTGTATTGATAGTCGCAGACGAGAAAAATCGAGGAGAGTGGAAAAAGGGAAAGGTCGTACGACATATTCGAGGAAAAGATGGAGTTGTCCGAGGATTATCGTTGCTTCACAAGGGACACCACATTGACAGACCGCTTAACCTCATCTGCTCATTGGAAATAAGACAGGCAGTAGCGAGCGACGAAGAAGTGCCAACCGCGCAAAGCCAACCGCCTGAGCGAACGAGAATCAGAAGACAAGCAGCTGAAACAGCCAAAGAGAAGATTCGTCAAGTCATTGCGAACGAGGAAGATGACTGAACTTTGTTAGTTCACGGGAACAAGGACTGTTTAAAAATTGAGCTCCACTTAATTTTTAGGGGAGCGTGACCGAAACATGACCGGAAATGTCGTGACACTCATTTAAACCGGATGTGACTCTTTTAGTGTTTTGTTAGTGTTGACCTTTTTGATTGACATTTGAAATCGGAGTAGCTGAAAAGGGAGAGTAGTGAAATTTTGACTTTTGGTCGAGATCGGTCGGAGAGAAAATGTACGAGCGGATTGTGatttaaataaaagaacaatttaCGATTCAAGCGAGCTATTTTGTGCCCCACAAGTTCGGTACAGAGAGAAATACCCCAGCTCATCTTAGAGAAGGTAAGAAAATTCTCATGTTTGTATGCTGTAGAAAGTTGCAAAAGCTTGAAGTGTCATTTGTTTTAGAACTTTGATCATTACAGGCTTATATACTCTGACTGTCTTCTCCaagcttttattttttatcagtgTAAAGTTCATTTCGAATTTTAGAACATACTCAACTAAAGTTACTTCGTTTGGATCGAGATCATTGTTGACAGTTGTTGAATCGGTGTGCATATAGATCACTATACCGATAGATCACAGATGTAAATACCACACAAGTTTTAAAGATGGTCAAACAGAGCAACCAAACACAAATCAAGAAGTTATTTTCAAATAGATTTGTGTTTGTTTCACAGAGTCTTGTTACCTTGTGAGTTATGAAGATGATTGCAACTTGAGGGTCCTTATACTTAGAGATAAAGTTGATCACATATTTTCAGTGGACAATTAATGAAGAGGAACCGCAAGTGGATGATATTGTCAATGAGCTTTGGCTGCCAAATAGCCAGTTAATTATGATGCTAAGGTGCTACAGAGAGGAGGTAAGCGAaggttttcacttttttaaaaataaaaatattttttgacaaatttattaAAGCCATTAATCTAGGTAAGGGAGGGACCCTCCTTCATAAAGTAAGTACTAATTGTGACATTACTTTCCCTGAGTAAAGATTTTTATCTTCTTAATGATGATACCAGCTGTAAGAGCCACCTAACTttatacctacctacctacctacgcTCATATATTTGTAATTACAAAAAGGTtcagtaattattatattaaataaaaaatttacaaaaccCAGGACCTGTTATAATAGTTTCAGGGCATATATATACTTGGGTTGAACAACAACCCAAGTACATCCATTGTGTCATTGATAATT
This genomic window from Acropora muricata isolate sample 2 chromosome 2, ASM3666990v1, whole genome shotgun sequence contains:
- the LOC136892818 gene encoding uncharacterized protein encodes the protein MSDGEENADTRHSCDGEQQLVKEIDKEIHKLKYFLDETDELIKLRDYTEMDIANRRAEKIVGKLSDLISQVEELKIDHGVSAQSVRQWKKEVKARYSTVLLDKEKLARFLSNRQEEIDEELERKRFEVKQEQHREEERRLTELRLQKEEHERRMWQEKIDAELQATHRRLELEKEGRSTTAKLPKLIITPFKGTPTDWVRFENMFITQVHNKSISPEEKFGYLLEMVNPNVRAKIANLKPGEIGYKIAWERLKSEYGQSKVVVNAHVEDIVNLPVIKGSNYLKIQEFYDSVSRNFDALLTMGEADMLRGFVMSTLNKIPQVRPDIVRTDENWEDWDMEALINNLRQWLKRHKVDDASGDSGVTRPKREKHWYNKEKGDPVCIFCEGKHWGDACEVVNTIEARRQFFQEKKLCFNCGRAGHWGKQCRSRGCFKCKSKHHTSLCDKDKNRPPGDNGTVLTSYSPSADEWSLPAIIPVKIKGETFWAYLDTGAGRNFITSEAAKRLNLKAERHEVREILTVNGSKRQSMPIFNISIESLDGKASEKIQVTGTKLRDFTTVRRPDINKLKKQYEHTKDKRFYKQIGDEYPIHVILGDSTYCRIRTEEVYKGQPGEPIVEGTTFGWVIHGGNDSNSQSFFSRDTSDYERLYNLDVLGVRDRGEDDELDVYTEFKENIVRKHDGRYEVNIPWIPGAELAGTNEKQSRRRLQNMNMRLRRKEQLKAEYTHIIEEQLEEGIVERIPSEPTGKRVFYLPHKAVVRTEAVTTKVRMVFDASAKPHPLAASINECMYTGPSLQPLLWDIMIRSRMSENLLLGDIKKAFLQIGIKEEDRDAFRFLFTLHGKEEHLRFARVPFGAEASPFILGATLRYHIDQQPEDFAETAEELRTNTYVDNLMKTGGQVEEMRKFKEETTYILDDAKFKVHKWESNIKELEDQNMTNPSKILGQSWDKEDDTLEIKIPPFSDDTPVTKKTILSHLGKVCDTLGILSPMMAQGKHIYREACDEKLGWNAVVSEKLAKAWLKWIAQLRSVKVPRSLVRQCNEVKSIDLHLFADASSLACSATTIALVKQDTGTVQGLLTSKSRISKRNTTMPRLELVAGHMAANMANNVQQALTRWPVASINIWMDSTVALYWLMNPGRNWKVFVANRVRKIATITQKLNISWKYCPTDKNIADLGSRGASVDKMEKGDWFTGPEWLQHEEKWPEQPTLARSKEASEEEKPLKEVVASAREHKPDEWGQLLEGKPYWTVLRVTAWAIRFKNNTLAKKEMRKTRKGALCTDEIRQAKELWVRRAQKRIPQDTETPGWRLVEDKETGVLKCVGRIPGYRPTYLEDCLLTQKLIRHVHSEMKHLGVANTMAEIRKEWWIPKLRSKVKKMVNTCNVCKIFSTKPYGATATADMPQFRVEASRPFETTGVDFAGPITFKIAKKEQGKCYILLFTCATSRAVHLELTKTQTAEEFQRKLNLFIARRTRPKVIISDNASVFKSTATWMRNIRKSERSQDYLARQDINWRFNLSRSPWWGGMYERLIKDVKKTLHKTLGRTHLTYEQLEAVIIEFEQPTLNLP
- the LOC136892826 gene encoding uncharacterized protein; translation: MWGQNAHLIEGEEDEEETSALNKRLREAKNHAWKRWRHEYVHSLMETHRINRKTAKVPDIGEIVLIVADEKNRGEWKKGKVVRHIRGKDGVVRGLSLLHKGHHIDRPLNLICSLEIRQAVASDEEVPTAQSQPPERTRIRRQAAETAKEKIRQVIANEEDD